A region from the Nostoc sp. HK-01 genome encodes:
- a CDS encoding peptidase S8/S53 produces MRHEKLSPGLLLAVEDYQHEGLPALMTHKRSLGIMAPKSIVKPTKSLVFIYCDDDADLSHLAQYGIEVNQNAGHVRTAFLPIESLDALSEEPAIQRIKPSRKLKLRMDVAPQAVKLPEFKNKTGLSGKGVIIGVVDSGIDPKHPAFAGRILRLWDQTLPGPGVKEGGYGAELTDALLTVSQDTEGHGTHVAGIASGADVTYGGVAPDAELVIVKSDLQDAHIADAIRYVFRVAGELGRPAVVNLSLGGHADAHDGSDSLSKVIDAETGPGRIVCCAAGNEGNDNIHGQATITSGRMKGMRFNVPLNQVGIVWLNAWYSKDSQLEVSLRSPNGFVTPFQKIITNGNPTLDHQLPDARVQIVTPGPDASNGDYNFFVQIRGNGPSPVMGGIWQLRVRNTSSNDTRLDVWTLDDTSSVFFTGTSVKDSLKIGAPGCADSAITVAAYTTKVKYTDIDNQVREMGLEPNCISEFSSEGPLRNDAQKPDVAAPGAMIVSALSSNANADRSMTINSKFLAMAGTSMATPFVTGLVALLLQRDRNLDPQAIKELFRKNSSIPGKPAGTFDNKWGYGLINTENL; encoded by the coding sequence ATGAGACACGAAAAACTTTCTCCTGGGCTGCTGTTGGCAGTGGAAGATTATCAACATGAAGGGCTACCAGCTTTGATGACACACAAGCGATCGCTTGGGATCATGGCACCTAAAAGTATTGTCAAGCCTACCAAAAGCCTGGTGTTTATCTACTGTGACGATGACGCAGATTTAAGCCACTTGGCACAATATGGCATAGAAGTTAATCAAAATGCAGGCCATGTGCGTACAGCTTTCCTCCCCATTGAAAGTTTAGATGCTTTATCAGAAGAACCAGCCATCCAGCGGATTAAACCATCGCGTAAGCTCAAACTGCGGATGGATGTTGCACCCCAAGCCGTAAAATTACCAGAATTTAAGAACAAAACTGGACTAAGTGGCAAGGGTGTAATTATCGGTGTGGTTGACAGTGGGATTGACCCAAAACATCCTGCTTTTGCTGGGCGGATTTTACGGTTATGGGATCAAACCCTACCGGGGCCAGGAGTTAAAGAAGGTGGTTATGGTGCGGAATTAACAGATGCCTTACTCACTGTTTCCCAAGATACTGAGGGTCATGGTACTCATGTTGCAGGTATCGCGTCTGGTGCTGATGTTACTTACGGTGGTGTCGCACCAGACGCAGAATTAGTAATTGTCAAATCTGACTTACAGGATGCTCACATTGCTGATGCTATCCGCTACGTTTTTCGAGTAGCTGGTGAGTTAGGACGGCCAGCAGTAGTCAATCTCAGTTTAGGTGGACACGCGGATGCTCACGATGGTAGCGACTCCCTTTCTAAAGTGATTGACGCAGAAACTGGCCCTGGTAGAATTGTTTGCTGTGCAGCTGGTAACGAAGGCAACGACAATATTCATGGTCAAGCTACCATAACCAGTGGACGAATGAAAGGAATGCGGTTTAATGTGCCGTTAAATCAAGTCGGTATTGTCTGGTTGAATGCTTGGTATTCCAAAGACAGCCAATTAGAAGTTTCCTTACGCAGTCCTAACGGTTTTGTCACTCCTTTCCAAAAAATTATTACTAATGGGAACCCAACACTAGATCATCAACTCCCCGATGCAAGGGTGCAAATTGTCACGCCCGGCCCAGATGCGTCCAACGGCGACTATAATTTCTTTGTCCAGATTCGCGGAAATGGCCCCTCGCCAGTGATGGGAGGTATTTGGCAGCTAAGAGTCCGTAACACATCTTCTAATGATACCCGCTTAGATGTATGGACATTAGATGATACTTCCTCAGTGTTTTTTACGGGTACTAGTGTTAAAGATTCCCTTAAAATTGGTGCGCCAGGATGTGCTGACAGTGCAATTACTGTTGCTGCCTATACCACCAAAGTTAAGTACACAGATATTGATAACCAAGTGCGAGAAATGGGTTTAGAACCCAACTGCATTTCTGAATTCAGTAGTGAAGGGCCGTTACGTAATGATGCCCAAAAACCGGATGTTGCTGCACCTGGAGCAATGATTGTGTCTGCTCTGTCTTCTAATGCCAATGCTGACCGTTCGATGACGATTAATTCTAAGTTTTTGGCGATGGCTGGCACTAGTATGGCGACACCTTTTGTTACAGGATTGGTAGCATTATTATTGCAGCGCGATCGCAACTTAGATCCCCAAGCCATCAAAGAGCTATTCCGCAAAAACAGTTCAATTCCTGGTAAACCAGCTGGCACCTTTGATAATAAATGGGGTTATGGCTTGATTAATACTGAGAATCTGTAA